The nucleotide sequence GGCTTCTGTTGATGATGAGCCTGCTCTTGATGAAGTTGATGATGAACTTTCCGGACAGTCCCCTATGCTAAATGATGATGGGAGCCCTACTGAACTTTATATAAATATAAGTAGAGAGGGCACTACAGATGATGATGATGAGCCAATTGTTTCCGGTGCTGATTGGGAAAATGCTTATGGTGGAATCTGGGCTTATTATAATGCATTGTATGCTATAGCTGATGATGGTGTGATTTATGTCGCTTCAGGTACTTATTCTAACTTTTTAGGCACTAATCAAAAAAATTACACTATAATTGGTCAAAATAACACAATTTTCTCACAATCCCTTTGGACTGAACAGAGTTATGATGGTGTTATTCATACTTATGTTAACTTAATCTTCGAAAAAACCATAAAAATAGAAACACCTGCTGGTATAGGTAAAAGATTTTTTAAAAATTGTACTTTTAGACCTGATGCTATAATTATTGGAGAAACCTCTGAAGAAAATTTTAATCATAATCCTGTTGATTATGGTTATGATTTGACTGTCTTTGAAGACTGTATTTTTGAAAATTATAATAATGTAATTGACATTCACAAATATGAAAATGTAGAGTTTAAAAATTGTACTTTTAGAAATATCGAAGCAGATTCTTTAGTCTACACTAATTCAGAATATGAAGGAGCTGTAAAATTCGATGCTTGTACTTTTGAAGGATGCACATTTAACGGTGTTGCAAAATACATCAATGATATAGAAAACTTAATCAGTATTGAAGATTGTAATTATGATTTTGAAGTAAGTACTGATGTTATTCCTATTGGTGGTGCTTTTTATGTAAACTCTACTCAATCTAGGGCTGGCTCTAAGTTAACTATGGATGTAGATGGAGATAACCTTGTGATCTCTTTAACAGATATGGAAGGGAACCCTATTGCTGATGTGGATGGGATCAATGTTCTTGTAAATGAAGAAAGCATTCCTTGCCAAATGGAAAACGGTGTGGCTACTTTAAACATCAGTGACTTATCAGGTAAAGTTACTTTCAGCGCTGCTTTTGAAGGAAATGCTAACTATAAGGAATCATCCGCTTCCTTAAGCACTTACATCATAGTAAACAACATAACTGTTGAAGTCCCTGTAGAAGTTCCTGTTTATATTAACCAGACTGCTACTTCAATTACTGCAAGCGACATAACCACTACCGCTAAGGTCGCTAAGACATTGTCC is from uncultured Methanobrevibacter sp. and encodes:
- a CDS encoding Ig-like domain-containing protein — protein: SFKKICICLILIFCIIGAASAAEDVSTDVVDASADTVAVDAVSDDASDSLESVVVEDEPVVDESAPAQDDSNDVELEASVDDEPALDEVDDELSGQSPMLNDDGSPTELYINISREGTTDDDDEPIVSGADWENAYGGIWAYYNALYAIADDGVIYVASGTYSNFLGTNQKNYTIIGQNNTIFSQSLWTEQSYDGVIHTYVNLIFEKTIKIETPAGIGKRFFKNCTFRPDAIIIGETSEENFNHNPVDYGYDLTVFEDCIFENYNNVIDIHKYENVEFKNCTFRNIEADSLVYTNSEYEGAVKFDACTFEGCTFNGVAKYINDIENLISIEDCNYDFEVSTDVIPIGGAFYVNSTQSRAGSKLTMDVDGDNLVISLTDMEGNPIADVDGINVLVNEESIPCQMENGVATLNISDLSGKVTFSAAFEGNANYKESSASLSTYIIVNNITVEVPVEVPVYINQTATSITASDITTTAKVAKTLSITLKDASGKVLASKAVQVTVNGKTSTVTTDKNGVAKVNVNYANAGTYYYTLSFLGDNDYKASMKAVKVTVNKQATKATFAKKTFKVKAKTKKVTFTLKDAKGKAIKGKKITFTVNKKTYTAKTNAKGIATVKVKLTKKGKYTAVAKFAGDNTYKAISKKAKITVK